The genomic region GTCATGTTAACAGAGATACCAGACAAAAATAGAGTCTTTGTTAAGTCAGGGGCTTTTGTAACGTCTTTGTGAGAGTGCCATGTTGCAGGCTTACATCCATTTGATCTTCTTCAGTTTTCTCTATTATGGGATCAGAGAAATGGCCCATTGGCCACTGCCTCTGAGATAGCCTGTGTTGTACCCTGGCAACAGAATGCTGGACAGAGTCGTCCTTGTTCCGTCACCATCTGTGGCTTCCCAGGAGAGGTTTATGGTGGCAGGGTTGCTCCAGATCCTGGTGGAATGACAaggcttcctccttccctccctccctgggtgAGATCCCTGATCGGACACGATCTGACGGCATGACGACAGAAGTCATCTTCaggagggaagaaagggaggaaggaaatgagggatggaggaagcagTCCTGGAGTGTTGGGACAGGGCcgtggcagggaggagggggttgacGGTTCACTTCTTCCGCCTGCAGCGGTAGCAGCAGGCGGGACAGCGGCCCACCTCTTCCTCGTCGTCCCTCACCGTGTACGACTTCCTGCCGTCGTACCCGGGCGGGCCCTGGGCCGACTCGCCGTTCGCCCCGGGGTCGGCTGCGTACGGGTTTTTGGAGGACTTGGCGTTGTATGTGGACTCCAGGGCCATGGGGTTAACGATGACCGTGCTGTCGTCTGCGGTCTTCAGCTTGGCACGGGGGATGGTCACGTTGCCGTAAGGGTTGTCCAGGGATACATTCATGGCGCTGGAATTTCGGAGGAGGGTGCGGAACTCTGAACAGGGTTAGGTCACACCTGTCACTCCTGATTCTGATGTTGGGAGTTGTGAAACTCGGATTGTCCGCTGAGTCACTGATCTGTTCCAGAACCCTCTTTGAcctgatctctcctcctcaaaTAACCTCtggggaggaaaaaaaaagattaaaaaacGTTGAAGAATGACAGCATGACCACATGCACATTTCTTACTGTGAGAACAGAAGGCTTTCATTTTGTGCTGGTTTGGGACTGTAATGAAACCACTGAGAGAAACGATTACAAATCTTTCTGAAAGCAGTCTTAAAAAGTCACTCATCCCTTCACATATCCCTGTTTTTATCCCCTCTCTTCACTCACGATCTTATAAGCTCTGAGTCAAATTGAGGCTTGGCTCCAAACTACGATTGCTCCGTTTCCCTTACAGAACAATAACATTACTTTCATACAATCCCCAAGTTGACATTCAAAAGCTTTTCTTTTCAGCCTGTCTTTTTAGAGTACAGTTGACTTCAGTTCCACTAAAGCCTTCTCACAAAGGCAGGCAGGGCTTGTCCCCTCTGGAGAACAGCTTTGGCTACTCACTTTTCAGCAGGAAGAATTCCTTAGTAGCCAGTTACTCCATGCTCTGCCATGTCTCGTCCTCCAGTGAACGGGTAGCTGAGTGTCCGGAACCCTCCGGAGGTCTGGTGTTCTGGTGCCTGGGAGATCCTTTTGATGAGAAGCCTGGTGTGCAGGGAGCCAGTCACACCTGTAGCCTGGTGCGTCGTTAGTGAAGTCTGAGGTAGCAGCTGGTCCTGCCTCTCAGGTGAACAGcgttcctcctgtgtgtgcatggagggcTGGGAGGCTCCTAACCACACCCCCTCAAACCAAGCCGAAACCCTGAGAGGGTGTGGTTGCCTACCTGCATGGCTGGCTCGTTGGCTGGCTGGTGGCCTACCTGCTCGGCTGGCTTAATGAGTTATTAAGGTGTATGTGCCATGGCTACCAGTCATGCCTCCCGGTCCTGTCTGTTTAGGAAACCCCCTCACCCAGTGTCTGTGGAACTCAAACGTGACCCCCCTTCCCCTGTGTGTTTGACCCTAGATTTGTCTCTGATGTTCATCCAGGTATCTGGGTGCAGCTAGGTGtggtgtgatagagagagcttGAACCCTAACCACAATGCCTTGTTTTCACCTTGCTCCCCTCACCCACACCTCTCCACCTATCCCAGTCCTTTACTTCTGTGAACAAACACTGCTATCtgtgtgcccccctccctcctcacccctccctcctccccctcctcacccctccccctccccctccctcggaGTACGGGGAGGCTGGACTTCCTGTTCCACTGACTCCTCAGGGAACTATGCCTCCAATGCCTGAATCACAAAGGTGTGTTCACAGCTTTTATGGAAAAGTACATTCACATGACCATGGAGTTATGTACTATAGCTTTCCATAGCACACAACTACAAATAAAACAAGGTATAATAAGCTTAGTtaaattcaacttttttttctttggaATTTTTGTAAGTACCCAAGCAACAGAAAACTGGCACATGTGGAAAAGGCTAACATATACAGGGTTCTGCAGCTAATACCCCACAGGCTAGTGTTTAGACTTAAAAAGAACATCGCATCTAACATTGCAAACTCACATCAGGTCCAGTGGCTGGagctgatgttagtttcctccaggatcacaatgactcttattgagagacttgttgctcttgttggttagttgtaacggatttatattcttgtactcgctgtgaaatattttactgttgattgttcttccctttggcacttatttggttttcacaatgcttcatgttttggctgctcacaatgtttggggctatctcgttgttatgatcagtgaactatgcacttttgtaaagctctcttttggaagtcgctttagataaaagcgtctgctaaatgcataaatgtaaatgcttcTGTTCTGTCTAACTGATCTTCACTGACCCGTCTCTCTGAATGGAGGTCAGAGCAATACCCTGCCTCAACCAGCAGGGGGAGGCGGTAGGTTAAAATACAAGGTAAAgatacaaggacacacattggTCCTCCTGTCTGAATACTGTGGAATTGCTACATTTCAACCTGCTTTCCTCTCAACCCTTGAGAATCTCTGCTGTAGACAATCCACTCGCGCCTTTTCCAGCGAGGGAAGCATTTGAAGCGTATCGAAACGCAGCTGAGCTCTGGAGGTCGTGATACGGGGTCAGGCTCAGACCTGATATGGGTCAGGCTCAGACCTGATACGGGTTCAGGCTCAGACCTGATACGGGTCAGGCTCAGACCTGATACCTGATACGGGTCAGGCTCAGACCTGATACGGGTCAGGCTCAGACCTGATACGGGTCAGGCTCAGACCTGATACAGGGTCAGGTTCAGACCTGATACCTGATACGGGTCAGGCTCAGACCTGATACGGGTCAGGCTCAGACCTGATACGGGTCAGGCTCAGACCTGATACGGATCAGGCTCAGACCTGATACGGGTCAGGCTCAGACCTGGCCCTCCTCTGTTGAGCCATGACTGTTCCAGGGTCAGTCCCAAAAGggaacagctccctcatcccaGAATGATGAGTAGGAGTCTGTTTGAACTGAAATGACTGTGTCGCTGCGTTCCCCTCTGCATGTACCATAAAAGTCCTAGATATATCAGTGCAGCGGTTTAGGTTTCCAGAGCAGCTCTAATCCCATCATGTGTGAAGTACATTTTTTCTCTGCCctgtggacagacacacagacaccccacttagttttttttaagaatACGCAAAAATTTATTAATGACATGTTTcttgcttctttttttctttcaaactaCTTTGAGATTAAAATCTATGCAGTGTAGAATGAGTCACATGATTCAAGTATATTACAATGGACATAGAAAAACAAGTGTGCAACAGGGCTGTTGCTAGGAGACATCCTCCTGGTGTTTGGTTTCTGTGGCAAAGTAGTCAGGGGTGTTTTGGTGTAACCAACTTTTGGCCcgacccacctacacacacagtctgataaATGACCCCCTCGACCCCAAATCACCCTAACCCAGCCCACATACTGTATTCACTATTCGGCCAGAGGTCAAAGTTCAAAATTGTGAGTTCCTTTTAGAATAGGTCAGAGCGTGAAGTGTCGTCTCCTTAAGACGCTCCAGCAGTGAAGCTGAGCAGCAACACAACGAGAACGCAGTGAAGACAAGTCAACACCgttaacaaccaaaaacaatccataaaaaaaataaaaaataaaagacaaTTGAAAATACAATAACCCCAAAATAATTTTTGGCACTACTAGAAGAACAaaacatacaaaataaaaaaataaacagtgGTACAGAAGAAGATCATAGCTGTAATTATCTGAGCCCTGGGTATTGGTGACCTGGGAAAGCTTCACAATAATCAGCTACTCCTCTTCCAGGCTGGAACAACATCGGCCCATCAGGTTTAAAGGGTTGATTCTAGATCAGAACCCCCGCCCACTGGATGGAAGAATGGAGGGCTCCCTCCACTGCCATGTTTCCCCCTAACTGCTGACTCCACTgtgtgggctggctggctggctggctggctggcacgCCTGTATTTTAGTCATTGCCAAggcagttgggggggggggggggggggggggggggggggtcagctctAAAGGTCAGGCAGGAATTATGCAGGAGACAAATAGGGCAGGCTTTACTTTCAATGGGTTGGATTGGTAAACacacgtcatcatcatcatcatcaatcacCACAGAAACGGCTGCCCCTGACTCACTAAGTCATCCTCAACATCCTCCTCGTCCGCTAAACAAAGGAACCTCAAGTCTATTTAAATACTTTGCAGTAGCTGATGCCTGTGTTGGGCTCGGGTACGGTGGATGGCAGGGATGACAGACCCTGGCAGCTCTACGGAAGGTTAGTTAACGACAGGGTTAGTAGCACCTCATGGCCAAGGTGGGCTAAGACGATGCATGGCTGAGAGGGTGGATAGATAAAACAGCACATTCCTGGACAGTCCcactcgtcttcctcctccacctgctgcccCCCTCTGTCTAGGTGAGGGAGTCCTCAATTATAGCTCCTTcaggttggggtgtgtgtctggggggtggggggtgggatggggtagtggagggtgggtgagtaggaggggatgggggtgtggggggtggagtgAAAGCCGACTTGGGTGGGGAAAGTGCGTGAcagactgaggagaggaggaaggcatTTCAGAGTTGAGGGAGAGAATGATGGGTATATAAAGTCTCTGGGTACATTCTTTCTtcatggtgtgcgtgtgtgtgtgtcatctcaaGTCTGGACGTCTCCCCTGAGGAGGAGACCCCTGACAAAAAGGCATTATGGGTaaataacaaaataacaaaaataaaaagctATGTGTTAGTTTTCATGGTAAACCTAGTTGCTGTGAGTTTGAACGGTGTCAGTCTATGTACAGGGTGTCCTTTGCAGTTGAACGTCGACTGAAACCCTCCTGCAGATGAACGGAGATGGCCAAGGGACGTGGCGATGGGGTGCGCGCGAGTGCGTGTCTGCTTGGAGCGAGTCATCAGTGTgcggtgggcgtgtgtgtgtctattgcgAGCAACTCGGTGTTGATGTGTGCGCGCGGATGAGTCAGTGGCGATGCGTGCGCGGTGTGTGAGTGCGAGCGAGCATCACGACATGTCCTCTTCCATCTCCCTGTGGTACGAGGTGTACGAGTCCGCATGGATTTGTCACCGGTGTGCAAGTCCGCCCTCGCGGTCAACGACGCGCACTGCCGGCGCGTCCTACGCGGTGGTTCCCCCccacggccccccccccccccccccccccccccccccccccccacccccccccccccccccccccccgcgcgaggCCCGGTCACATGGAGCCCAGGGGCTCCCCGTAGCGGATCTTCTGGCCCGCCTTCAGGTTGAAGGTGAAGTCCCTGGGGGCCTCGAAGAGCAGCACGATGGTGGAGCCCAGGTTGAACTCGCCCAGGTGCTCGCCCTTCCTCATGGCCACGCCCTCGCGGTTGTTGTTGGAGATGTAGCTGAAGTCGTTGTACGAGCCTTTGCTGTAGCGGGGGGCGTTGGTGCGCAGCTCCTgcagtggggggagggagaaatatTGGGTCAGTGCCTTTTAATACTTAGGTCGCCGTGTAAACCCACGGATGTAGCCTTAGCGACATGCAACCCATAATAGGGCGCAGACAGTAATATGGGATGGAGGGGGATAGTGTGAGGAGGTTTAGATGAGCAGCAGCGTTCGTGAATGAGGTCACATCCTGTCACGCTGACAACAGACGGCTTGCACTATACTTGAACACCACATAGCCGTGGTGTGCGCATGCGCTAGCAGGTGATCCACCTTACCAGGGTTTGACTCTCTCGCCTAGTAACCCACATGGCTATTTAACCATGGCAACCGCAACACACTCGCTGATCACCTAACAACAAGgtcaacatcaacaacatgaaAAAGGGTACCAGCAAACAAAAGTGGCAACAGCTGCAGCTATTCATGACAGGGAGACCATTGTCGTGAGCAATTTCAAGGTTTCCACACGTTCTTGAACATCAAAATTCAAGGACTTGTCAAGCACTTTCCAAACCCAGTTCCCTCAGATTCAAGGACCCAGCNNNNNNNNNNNNNNNNNNNNNNNNNNNNNNNNNNNNNNNNNNNNNNNNNNNNNNNNNNNNNNNNNNNNNNNNNNNNNNNNNNNNNNNNNNNNNNNNNNNNNNNNNNNNNNNNNNNNNNNNNNNNNNNNNNNNNNNNNNNNNNNNNNNNNNNNNNNNNNNNNNNNNNNNNNNNNNNNNNNNNNNNNNNNNNNNNNNNNNNNAAAGCTTAGTACTGATGGTATCTACTTAACCATGGACTATCACCACGTTAGTGGGAACCCAAAAAACTAAACTACACAAATCCTACAGTGGACTACaaccagtgagtgtgtgtgtgtgtgagagagacagcaggggaaagggtgtgtgttcctcacctTGTCAAAGTAGATGCGTATGGACCCTACGTTGGTGGCGCCCACCGCGGTCAGAGAGAAGAAGCCGTGGGTCCACTCCCCGCTCAGAACCACCCGCTCATTGTGACAGAACAGCTCCTTGATCCAGCGCGCCACGCCCGGGTTCACTGACATCAGAGAGCCtgcagaggtggtggtggtggggggggggggggtgttagtgttcgggtagagacacacagaagtttcatttttcatttttattttattatatttttataaatatatGCATGTGCGTTGTCTTCATAGAGTGTGTAGGGATCatggaagtctgtgtgtgtgcagtctagCCTCCACAATGTGCACTGACCAGGGAAGTGGCGTCGGTGGGCCACCGTCCAGTCTGTGGGAGAGTGGAAGCAATGATAGTCTCCAGGCGCCAGGTACACCACACAGTGGAAGAGTTCGTTCCCCTCTTTCGTCACTAGCAGGTCCTGGAACGAGCTGGCGTCGTCCtcgtctggacacacacacacacacacacacggatctaTTCATTATTTGATTGATTGATAGATGGTGTCCCGGTAGACAGCTCATGCACCCTCACAGTGCATCACCGGACTATAAAACATATCATTCTTCAATCGTTGTAGACGTATACATTATGATGTGCGTATTAgatagaggatagagagagtatTAGATAGGGGAGAGAGTATTAGGtatagagaggatagagagagtatTAGATAGGGGAGAGAGTATTAGGTATAGGAGAGAGAGTATTAgataggtgagagagagagagtattagatagagacgagagagagtaTTAGGTATAGAAGAGAGAGTATtagataggggagagagagagtattagagacgagagagagtaTTAGGTATAGGAGAGAGAGTattagaaaaaggagagagagagtattcgGTATAGGAGAGAGTATTAGGTATAGGAGAGAGAGTATtagataggggagagagagtattaggtataagagagagagagtattagataggggagagagagaatattaggtataggagagagagagtattagataggggagagagagatactgactTCTGGTGGCGTCTACGAGACTCTCCGCCCAGGTGTGTGGGCCCAGGAAGGTCTCCAGAGAGTAGGTCACCCCCTTCACCTGCTCCACCTCGCAGTTACGCACCCGCCCAAAGTGCAGGATCTTGCCATCTGCCGGGCTGATCTGTGGTTGAAAACAAGTGCGCCCGGGGTAAATGCCCAAGGTCTGACCCCCTCTTGCTGACATGAAATGCCTGAATCGTGTTTTGAATCAAACTATCATCCCTGGTATGGGCAAAATAATTTTTTGAAGAATACTCCAAGTCTCTAGGTCTCACCACGCAGTGCGAGTCGCAGACGGGCCGGGCCTGGGGCTTGAGCTTGCGCCTGAAGAACTCTCCCAGGTTGCGGTAGTGGTGCAGGTCCTCCACGGCCGCCTCCTGCATGTTGACGCCGAACGTCCAGATGTAGAGGCTGTACACCGGCTTCCTCAGCCAGGTGGGCAGCTCCACCTGGTTCAGGCGGCCCCAGGCGCGCGACAGCAGCCGCGTGGGGATGGTCTTATACAGCCCCACCtgcaggcgggggagggggaacgGAACGGGTCAGTGACAGAACGGGTCAGTGCACGGCAGGGACAGCACTGGCCACAGCGGCTGTCCGCGACAGAGATACAACGTCATCGACAACAGGGCCAGACGGAGGAATAGGGTTCGTAGAGTTGCTCCATGGAGATTCTCCACCCAAAATCTGGGTCATTAAACCGGTCtgcaaggggaggaagagacaggctggcaggctggttaATTATGTAGGAAACAGACTGATCAATGTGGGTTGAATCAGCTTTGGACcggtagaggaagaggaggagagagagggcgggttggAAGTCCCTtcagggggggatgaggagagcagATATGAGGatgcaggtggagaggaagagggaaggggggtgagagagggagcgagggagaaagcTGTGCTATCAAGCCTTGGACACGtgtagggggggctggggttttCGTAGCACATCGAAGTCAAAGAGTCAAACAGTTTCAGTTTCTGCTAGGATCCGCTGGGAGGGTCAGGTAATGGAAGTAAATGATTGACAGCTATGGCAGTAATTAAAACTAGAGCTAGATATCCCGTCAGCAGCTTCAGTCTCTGGAAGATTCTCCAGGTAGCACCCGTGTGTGGCCAGAGCGCACACCCACACCTGAGGTAAACACTGTACGACGGAGGCAAACTATGAGCGTGGACGCCTACACCTCCCGGCCTGGTCACAGCAGGACACGACAGCCTGGCTTCCCGGCTCATCGCTCTGAGGAAGCCCAGGTGACACCTGCCAACGCTGCCAATAGAGACAGGTAGCCCATCCAGATCACTCACCCAGATCACTCACCCAGATCCCTGGCCATTGAAGCAGCCGCATGGCAAACGTCACAGCGGAGAGAATCTCATTGGATACCCGGTCGGTCCTATCGTCCCTCTGAACGGACATGAAGGCGTAGCCTCGCTGGAGGTTCCTGCGCTGGGCGAGCGGGCCCCAGCTCCCCTGACACCGCTTCCCTCCCCGCTGGACGGAGGCTCAGCGCGGCCACAGATCAACAGAGCCAGCTCAGCTTGGAACACGATAAGTCAgaggtatgtgtgagtgtgcgctgCTGctactgatgatgatgatggcctGTGCCAGCACCTGCAACCAGCCAGCTTAGTTTACTGGGACTGTGTTTCTAACCCCTGAGCTCCAGATGGTGTGCACTTGATTCGTAGCGCTGCTCACTGCTGTGAATGGCCTCTGCCTAAGTGGATTAGGCAGCTCCCCCGGCAGCTGACAGcgcgcggggaggggggggggacgatgACTCGATAGCTTTTAGCTCCTTCGCCATCCTGCAGGAgagttgctagctagctagccggcCCACAGGCCTCTCGGAGGTCATCGTGCCCTGTTTAATCGACACTGGTTAATAGCTGCTGCTGCGGCCATGCCAGTCAGCAGTTAAGATTTATCACCGTAATAGTGCGCTTCAGTGGAGGCCAGCTTCGGGCctgacgggaggaggaggggggggggggctctgaccCGCGGGGGCctgcaggggggcggggccctACTGAGGAAGACGCAGAACGAAGACGTGATCAAACGCAGAGCTGCCCGACCGGACTGATATGACCTCTGAGATGCGTGATCGACCAATGCCACAGAGAGTAGAgataggggggggagaggagagcagagaggagaggggagcaaaagagagaaaaataaaaaaaagaggagAGCCCAGCAGAGCagaagggcagggcagggctgaaggaggagggttcagtattatcaatctgcgtTGGGATTAGAAATCATCAAGCTGATCAGAGCTCAACCGGTCAGCAAACAAagcagcagggagggagggaggggaagatggagggagaggaagatggagagagggagaggaagatggagagaaggagaggaggaaaactcTGGGGGGGAAAAAGTGGGGATCCATCTTCAGCAGAACATTAGAGCAGAGATGCCGGATGCGGGAGATAAATCTGATCTGAACGGCAACAGAAAATGGCAGGAAGACTGGGAAGACTCTAGAAAGAGGCAGAATCataggggggtaggggggggggtgaagaagacgagaggaggaggggtgggggggatgacgCggacaaggagaggggagaggagtggcaGGCTGCAAGCGTCTTCGCCCCGGGTCCATGCATATATTGATTCCACATCAGGACAGGAGAACAAACGTTTGTTTAATTAAGGTTAGAGGTCTAAAGacagtggaggtggggggggaagaggaggagggcctgTGGACTGAGGTGCCCTCGGTCCCCTCAACCCCACCAGGACACAAGGCATTCCTCtgtgctgtagtgtgtgtgtgtgtttgtgtgtatgtgtgtccaacACAAAGGGCCTTTGATGCTCGGTGGACACCAGAGCACAGTGTGCCCGTATGTGACCAGCCATCTGTGGTTGACAGCAGGGCTGCCCACTggagtgcgcgcacacacaatacaacacTGCAGGGACAGGAAGTACCTGGGATATGAACCAAGTGAGGTTAGATAAACACCAGAGAACCAGACGGGAGTTGGTACCTCTGGATGCTGAGATCAAACCCCTTACAGAGATGCAGAGaaacatcaaacacacaagcatccacacacacacgcacaaacagaaacacacagatactATTTGTATATACACATAGCcacaaacataaatacatataccccccccccacacacacacacacagatactgtgcctataaacacactctctcacacacacacacacacacacaggatacttACTCGGGAGGTGGGTCTCCAGCCCACCTTGGCCAGGGGTTTGAGAGCGCTGAGGGGCAGGACATAGTAGAGGAAGGAGAGCGGCCATGAGCGCAGCCGCAGGGCGGGCCGGGACATGCAGCTCAGCTGACCCAAGCGCCGCCGCAAGGCCAACTGGGGGAACTGCAACCTGCGCACCACAGAACAGCGCGTTGGCACGGGAACGGCCGCATTCGCGAACAGACAGACGCAGAAGGTGGACGCGCGCGCGCGtgggcacatgcacacacacacaaaaaaagcgcACAACAGTAACTACTCTGAAATGCTATTCTTTCGGAaattctcacaaacacacacacaaataaaaatgaCCAACGATGCACATTCTTATACCCACGCACACAAGGCAACACAATAGCAGCACACAAAGACAAGAATAGGGCCCATCTATAATGGTAAAGCACTGCGTTATATAACCTCACATACAGTACCTCCACATACTCCGTCTGTTCCCTAAAAGCAGTCACACAAACCACCACCCACAGTCTATTCCCCAATGGgagtgccaaacacacacacacgtcttaacCGCCTGTCTAAAAGCATCGTTATTTTCCTCAAAACTCCTCCTCCATGAATATTTAATGTTGTATCCAGAAGCTTCTCAGGTTCCATCTGCTCCCCGGCGGTCAGGCAGGTAGGAGATGCACACGAGCACTGGAGGCTCTCAGTATCCACAACACCCTGCACTGCCCTCTCCCTA from Osmerus mordax isolate fOsmMor3 chromosome 14, fOsmMor3.pri, whole genome shotgun sequence harbors:
- the si:ch211-202f5.3 gene encoding uncharacterized protein si:ch211-202f5.3, coding for MNVSLDNPYGNVTIPRAKLKTADDSTVIVNPMALESTYNAKSSKNPYAADPGANGESAQGPPGYDGRKSYTVRDDEEEVGRCPACCYRCRRKK
- the pisd gene encoding phosphatidylserine decarboxylase proenzyme, mitochondrial isoform X2, producing the protein MCQSRSVQRAAWNSGKWLQFPQLALRRRLGQLSCMSRPALRLRSWPLSFLYYVLPLSALKPLAKVGWRPTSRVGLYKTIPTRLLSRAWGRLNQVELPTWLRKPVYSLYIWTFGVNMQEAAVEDLHHYRNLGEFFRRKLKPQARPVCDSHCVISPADGKILHFGRVRNCEVEQVKGVTYSLETFLGPHTWAESLVDATRNEDDASSFQDLLVTKEGNELFHCVVYLAPGDYHCFHSPTDWTVAHRRHFPGSLMSVNPGVARWIKELFCHNERVVLSGEWTHGFFSLTAVGATNVGSIRIYFDKELRTNAPRYSKGSYNDFSYISNNNREGVAMRKGEHLGEFNLGSTIVLLFEAPRDFTFNLKAGQKIRYGEPLGSM
- the pisd gene encoding phosphatidylserine decarboxylase proenzyme, mitochondrial isoform X1; the encoded protein is MVRCCRSLHSPPSCYNLHRVRVDARRLRPQSSAGAGELQGGSAGGGGGGPGAGGASALSHRNRFRLQFPQLALRRRLGQLSCMSRPALRLRSWPLSFLYYVLPLSALKPLAKVGWRPTSRVGLYKTIPTRLLSRAWGRLNQVELPTWLRKPVYSLYIWTFGVNMQEAAVEDLHHYRNLGEFFRRKLKPQARPVCDSHCVISPADGKILHFGRVRNCEVEQVKGVTYSLETFLGPHTWAESLVDATRNEDDASSFQDLLVTKEGNELFHCVVYLAPGDYHCFHSPTDWTVAHRRHFPGSLMSVNPGVARWIKELFCHNERVVLSGEWTHGFFSLTAVGATNVGSIRIYFDKELRTNAPRYSKGSYNDFSYISNNNREGVAMRKGEHLGEFNLGSTIVLLFEAPRDFTFNLKAGQKIRYGEPLGSM
- the pisd gene encoding phosphatidylserine decarboxylase proenzyme, mitochondrial isoform X4; translation: MRPLPLILATGGGYVGYDQYGRYRDRELEKLGIEVEPRVANEAQVGLYKTIPTRLLSRAWGRLNQVELPTWLRKPVYSLYIWTFGVNMQEAAVEDLHHYRNLGEFFRRKLKPQARPVCDSHCVISPADGKILHFGRVRNCEVEQVKGVTYSLETFLGPHTWAESLVDATRNEDDASSFQDLLVTKEGNELFHCVVYLAPGDYHCFHSPTDWTVAHRRHFPGSLMSVNPGVARWIKELFCHNERVVLSGEWTHGFFSLTAVGATNVGSIRIYFDKELRTNAPRYSKGSYNDFSYISNNNREGVAMRKGEHLGEFNLGSTIVLLFEAPRDFTFNLKAGQKIRYGEPLGSM
- the pisd gene encoding phosphatidylserine decarboxylase proenzyme, mitochondrial isoform X3, whose protein sequence is MWLQFPQLALRRRLGQLSCMSRPALRLRSWPLSFLYYVLPLSALKPLAKVGWRPTSRVGLYKTIPTRLLSRAWGRLNQVELPTWLRKPVYSLYIWTFGVNMQEAAVEDLHHYRNLGEFFRRKLKPQARPVCDSHCVISPADGKILHFGRVRNCEVEQVKGVTYSLETFLGPHTWAESLVDATRNEDDASSFQDLLVTKEGNELFHCVVYLAPGDYHCFHSPTDWTVAHRRHFPGSLMSVNPGVARWIKELFCHNERVVLSGEWTHGFFSLTAVGATNVGSIRIYFDKELRTNAPRYSKGSYNDFSYISNNNREGVAMRKGEHLGEFNLGSTIVLLFEAPRDFTFNLKAGQKIRYGEPLGSM